A window from Thermomonas aquatica encodes these proteins:
- a CDS encoding arginyltransferase codes for MGTDADNVRMFRTGTHPCGYWADRQARDLVLDPHDPRLPQLYPMALDWGFRRSGDIVYRPSCVGCQACVAVRVPVAGFRPDRSQRRCLKRNGDVDARIVASVRTGEHLGLYRKYLAARHPGGGMDDHGAPEFEQFLIGSWNEGRFLELREHGSHRLLAVAVTDLVDGALSAVYTFYDPDDSERGLGTLAVLKQLEWAARDGRAHLYLGYWIAGHAKMDYKRRFQPLEGFNGRGWARLQA; via the coding sequence ATGGGCACCGATGCCGACAACGTCCGCATGTTCCGCACCGGCACGCATCCGTGCGGCTACTGGGCCGACCGCCAGGCGCGCGACCTGGTGCTGGATCCGCACGACCCGCGCCTGCCGCAGCTGTACCCGATGGCGCTGGACTGGGGCTTCCGCCGCTCCGGCGACATCGTGTACCGGCCCAGCTGCGTCGGCTGCCAGGCCTGCGTGGCGGTGCGGGTGCCGGTGGCGGGCTTCCGTCCGGACCGCAGCCAGCGCCGCTGCCTGAAGCGCAATGGCGATGTCGATGCGCGCATCGTCGCGTCGGTACGCACCGGCGAGCACCTGGGGCTGTACCGCAAGTACCTGGCCGCGCGCCATCCGGGCGGCGGCATGGACGACCACGGCGCGCCGGAGTTCGAACAGTTCCTGATCGGCTCGTGGAACGAGGGCCGCTTCCTCGAACTGCGCGAACACGGCAGCCACCGCCTGCTCGCGGTCGCGGTCACCGACCTGGTCGATGGCGCGCTGTCCGCGGTCTATACCTTCTACGATCCCGACGACAGCGAGCGCGGACTCGGCACCCTGGCCGTGCTGAAACAGCTGGAATGGGCCGCACGCGACGGCCGCGCGCACCTGTACCTGGGCTACTGGATCGCCGGCCACGCCAAGATGGATTACAAGCGCCGCTTCCAGCCGCTGGAAGGCTTCAACGGGCGCGGCTGGGCGCGCCTGCAGGCCTGA
- a CDS encoding EF-hand domain-containing protein: MKKLHVSGVLAVAVTIALASAAACAQTAAPAAGKPRIQLDANKDGAIDRAEAAKAPMLAQKFDQLDKNRDGKLSADERRHMRGMRHRGGGRGGMRAADTDHDGRISRAEAQAAQARAGERFDQMDFNKDGYIDRADMQARVAQRRGECFAKADADGNGQLSRAEFDRMGEACGRMHGGAGKRLPRNNPNPGPFPPKR, from the coding sequence ATGAAGAAGCTCCACGTTTCCGGTGTGCTGGCGGTGGCGGTCACCATCGCATTGGCGTCCGCCGCGGCATGCGCGCAGACCGCGGCCCCTGCCGCCGGCAAGCCGCGCATCCAGCTCGACGCCAACAAGGACGGCGCCATCGACCGCGCCGAGGCGGCCAAGGCGCCGATGCTGGCCCAGAAGTTCGACCAGCTCGACAAGAACAGGGACGGCAAGCTCAGCGCCGACGAGCGTCGGCACATGCGCGGCATGCGCCACCGTGGCGGCGGACGCGGCGGGATGCGCGCCGCGGACACCGACCACGACGGCCGCATCAGCCGCGCCGAGGCGCAGGCCGCGCAGGCCAGGGCAGGCGAGCGCTTCGATCAGATGGATTTCAACAAGGACGGCTACATCGATCGCGCCGACATGCAGGCGCGGGTCGCCCAGCGCCGCGGCGAATGCTTCGCCAAGGCCGATGCCGACGGCAACGGCCAACTGAGCCGCGCCGAGTTCGACAGGATGGGCGAGGCCTGCGGGCGGATGCATGGCGGCGCCGGCAAGCGCCTGCCGCGCAACAACCCGAACCCGGGTCCGTTCCCGCCGAAGCGGTAA
- a CDS encoding SPFH domain-containing protein: MKETPIRSLPGIPMLLALLAAIVLCAWMVISGVQIGAPLQVVAGIVLGTVAAFCLLGLYMIEPNQSAVLSLFGKYVGTVKENGLRWNNPFLAKKKVSQRVRNFESGKLKVNELDGSPIEIASVIVWQVVDASEAVYNVDDYESFVHIQAESALRAMATSYPYDQHEDGQLALRSHASEVGEHLKQELQERLADAGIAVLDARISHLAYAPEIAQAMLQRQQANAIIAARTRIVAGAVGMVEMALAELQKNGVVHLDEERKAQMVSNLLVVLCGERSTQPIVNTGSLY; this comes from the coding sequence ATGAAAGAGACCCCGATCCGCTCCCTCCCCGGCATCCCGATGCTGCTGGCCTTGCTGGCCGCGATTGTCCTCTGCGCCTGGATGGTGATCTCCGGCGTCCAGATCGGCGCCCCGCTGCAAGTCGTCGCCGGCATCGTGCTGGGCACCGTCGCGGCGTTCTGCCTGCTCGGGCTGTACATGATCGAACCCAACCAGTCGGCGGTGCTCAGCCTGTTCGGCAAGTACGTGGGCACGGTCAAGGAGAACGGCCTGCGCTGGAACAACCCCTTCCTCGCCAAGAAGAAGGTCAGCCAGCGCGTGCGCAACTTCGAGAGCGGCAAGCTCAAGGTCAACGAGCTGGACGGCAGCCCGATCGAGATCGCCTCGGTGATCGTGTGGCAGGTGGTCGATGCCTCGGAAGCCGTCTACAACGTCGACGACTACGAAAGCTTCGTGCACATCCAGGCCGAATCCGCCCTGCGCGCGATGGCCACCAGCTATCCCTACGACCAGCACGAGGACGGCCAGCTGGCGCTGCGCAGCCACGCCAGCGAAGTGGGCGAGCACCTCAAGCAGGAACTGCAGGAGCGCCTGGCCGATGCCGGCATCGCGGTGCTCGACGCGCGCATCAGCCACCTCGCCTACGCGCCGGAAATCGCCCAGGCCATGCTGCAGCGCCAGCAGGCCAACGCGATCATCGCCGCGCGCACCCGCATCGTCGCCGGCGCGGTGGGCATGGTCGAGATGGCCCTGGCCGAGCTGCAGAAGAACGGCGTGGTGCACCTGGACGAGGAACGCAAGGCGCAGATGGTCAGCAACCTGCTGGTCGTGCTGTGCGGCGAGCGCAGCACCCAGCCGATCGTCAACACCGGCTCGCTGTACTGA
- a CDS encoding DUF4177 domain-containing protein, whose product MSKRWSYKVVEVKPQWLGIKPKQLEETLAALGQQGWELVSVTTNGMNAMLYLKKEI is encoded by the coding sequence ATGAGCAAGCGCTGGTCGTACAAGGTGGTCGAGGTGAAGCCGCAGTGGCTGGGCATCAAGCCGAAGCAGCTGGAAGAGACGCTGGCTGCGCTCGGGCAGCAGGGTTGGGAATTGGTCTCGGTGACCACCAACGGCATGAACGCGATGCTCTACCTGAAGAAGGAGATCTGA
- the tesB gene encoding acyl-CoA thioesterase II: MNSHVSELIELLSLERLEDNLFRGQSRDIGTKYVFGGQVLGQALSAAQATMDSAGEHRDAHSLHGYFLRAGDIEAPIVYNVDRTRDGGSFSVRRVTAIQHGQPIFFLAASFQQQEDGAEHQLSMPEVPKPEDLHEAPSLPPEELAKLPSKVQRWLARRGPFEFRHVYPRDELNPPKRPPFQQVWFRLTEPVGDAPELHRALLAYASDFHLLGTATFPHGISYYQPNVQMASLDHALWFHRPFRADDWLLYSIDSPSAQGSRGLARGQVFDRSGRLVASTAQEGLIRVVPADKAGTPLHAKG; the protein is encoded by the coding sequence ATGAATTCCCACGTCTCCGAACTGATCGAACTGCTCTCGCTGGAGCGGCTGGAAGACAACCTGTTCCGCGGCCAGAGCCGCGACATCGGCACCAAGTACGTGTTCGGCGGGCAGGTGCTGGGACAGGCCCTGTCCGCCGCGCAGGCGACCATGGACTCGGCCGGCGAGCACCGCGACGCGCATTCGCTGCACGGCTATTTCCTGCGCGCCGGCGACATCGAGGCGCCGATCGTCTACAACGTCGACCGCACCCGCGACGGCGGCAGCTTCTCGGTGCGCCGGGTCACCGCGATCCAGCACGGCCAGCCGATCTTCTTCCTGGCCGCCTCCTTCCAGCAGCAGGAGGACGGCGCCGAGCACCAGTTGTCGATGCCGGAAGTACCCAAGCCCGAGGACCTGCACGAAGCGCCTTCGCTGCCGCCGGAGGAACTGGCGAAGTTGCCGAGCAAGGTGCAGCGCTGGCTGGCGCGGCGCGGGCCGTTCGAGTTCCGCCACGTGTATCCGCGCGACGAACTGAACCCGCCCAAGCGCCCGCCGTTCCAGCAGGTCTGGTTCCGCCTGACCGAGCCGGTCGGCGATGCGCCGGAACTGCACCGCGCGCTGCTCGCCTATGCCAGCGATTTCCACCTGCTCGGCACCGCCACCTTCCCGCACGGCATCAGCTACTACCAGCCGAACGTGCAGATGGCCTCGCTCGACCATGCGCTGTGGTTCCATCGCCCGTTCCGCGCCGACGACTGGCTGCTGTATTCGATCGACAGTCCCAGCGCGCAAGGCTCGCGCGGGCTCGCCCGCGGGCAGGTCTTCGACCGCAGCGGGCGGCTGGTCGCCAGCACCGCGCAGGAAGGCCTGATCCGGGTGGTGCCGGCGGACAAGGCCGGCACCCCGTTGCACGCGAAGGGTTGA
- a CDS encoding SdiA-regulated domain-containing protein, whose translation MPIHPRLRLPALAALCLCAAACSPPSLPFARLAGLITSGDLDEVSGLAASHVHDDVLWAIEDSGNPARLYAMSRRGRVLARYKVEGAKNTDWEDIASFDLDGKHYLMVADTGDNGGLRRNFVLHVFEEPKTLQNGTLKPAWSIRARWADGPRDCEAVAVDAAAGKVLLVSKKRKPPELFALPLADPHGEWREARRIGRLAGVPEADADLQRSDPKLAKLSPQVTAADLSPDGRTLAVLTYGSVLFYARKAGEDWGEAVARAPEAHDVPLIPQAEALAWSKGGGGLYASGEFSPAPIFYLSPNR comes from the coding sequence ATGCCGATCCACCCACGACTGCGGCTGCCCGCACTCGCCGCGCTCTGCCTGTGCGCGGCCGCGTGCTCGCCGCCGTCGCTGCCGTTCGCGCGGCTGGCGGGGCTGATCACCAGCGGCGACCTGGACGAAGTCAGCGGGCTGGCCGCCTCGCACGTGCACGACGATGTGCTGTGGGCGATCGAGGACAGCGGCAACCCGGCGCGCCTGTACGCGATGTCGCGACGCGGCCGCGTGCTGGCGCGCTACAAGGTCGAAGGCGCGAAGAACACCGACTGGGAAGACATCGCCAGCTTCGACCTCGACGGCAAGCACTATCTGATGGTCGCCGACACCGGCGACAACGGCGGCCTGCGTCGCAACTTCGTCCTGCACGTGTTCGAGGAGCCGAAGACGCTGCAGAACGGCACCCTCAAGCCGGCATGGTCGATCCGCGCGCGCTGGGCGGACGGCCCGCGCGATTGCGAGGCGGTGGCGGTGGACGCGGCGGCCGGCAAGGTGCTGCTGGTATCGAAGAAGCGCAAGCCGCCGGAGCTGTTCGCCCTGCCGCTGGCCGATCCGCATGGCGAGTGGCGCGAGGCACGGCGGATCGGCCGCCTGGCCGGGGTGCCCGAGGCCGATGCCGACCTGCAGCGCAGCGATCCCAAGCTGGCCAAGCTGTCGCCGCAGGTGACGGCCGCCGACCTCTCGCCGGACGGACGCACGCTGGCGGTGCTGACCTACGGCAGCGTGCTGTTCTATGCCCGCAAGGCCGGCGAGGACTGGGGCGAAGCGGTGGCACGGGCGCCGGAAGCGCATGACGTGCCGCTGATCCCGCAGGCCGAAGCGCTGGCCTGGAGCAAGGGCGGCGGCGGCCTGTATGCCAGCGGCGAGTTCTCCCCGGCGCCGATCTTCTACCTCAGCCCGAACCGCTGA
- the purT gene encoding formate-dependent phosphoribosylglycinamide formyltransferase, with amino-acid sequence MTRTSPVRIGTPLSPHATRVLLLGSGELGKEVAIELQRFGVEVIAADRYPNAPAMQVAHRSHVLDMLDGAAVRALIERERPHVVVPEIEAISTQTLVELEAEQGQRVIPTARAARLTMDREGIRRLAAETLGLPTSPYRFVDTVEDYRAAVAALGIPCVVKPVMSSSGHGQSLVRGEADVDAAWDYAQTGGRAGAGRVIVEGFIDFDYEITLLTVRHAGGTGFCEPIGHLQKDGDYRESWQPQPMSALALQRSQDIARAITDDLGGCGVFGVELFVKGDEVWFSEVSPRPHDTGLVTLASQDLSQFALHARAILGLPIPQIRQLGASASCAVLAHGHGVPVFDNVEAALTQPDTQLRLFGKPRVAGHRRVAVTLARGTDIDDARSIAREAAAALTVDLLQE; translated from the coding sequence ATGACCCGGACGAGCCCCGTCAGAATCGGCACGCCGCTTTCGCCGCACGCAACCCGCGTGCTCCTGCTCGGCTCCGGCGAACTGGGCAAGGAAGTGGCGATCGAGTTGCAGCGCTTCGGGGTGGAGGTGATCGCCGCCGACCGCTACCCGAATGCACCGGCGATGCAGGTCGCGCACCGCAGCCATGTGCTGGACATGCTGGATGGCGCGGCGGTGCGCGCGCTGATCGAACGCGAACGCCCGCATGTCGTGGTGCCGGAGATCGAGGCGATCAGCACCCAGACCCTGGTCGAGCTGGAAGCGGAGCAGGGCCAGCGGGTGATCCCGACCGCGCGCGCGGCGCGCCTGACCATGGATCGCGAAGGCATCCGCCGGCTCGCCGCGGAAACGCTGGGGCTGCCGACCTCGCCGTACCGCTTCGTCGATACCGTCGAGGATTACCGCGCTGCGGTCGCCGCGCTCGGCATCCCCTGCGTGGTGAAGCCGGTGATGTCGTCGTCCGGCCACGGCCAGTCGCTGGTGCGCGGCGAAGCCGACGTCGATGCGGCGTGGGACTACGCGCAGACCGGTGGCCGCGCCGGCGCGGGTCGCGTCATCGTCGAGGGCTTCATCGACTTCGATTACGAGATCACCCTGCTGACCGTGCGCCATGCCGGCGGTACCGGCTTCTGCGAGCCGATCGGCCACCTGCAGAAGGACGGCGACTATCGCGAGAGCTGGCAGCCGCAGCCGATGTCGGCACTGGCGCTGCAGCGTTCGCAGGACATCGCGCGCGCGATCACCGACGACCTCGGCGGGTGCGGGGTGTTCGGCGTCGAGTTGTTCGTCAAGGGCGACGAGGTCTGGTTCAGCGAAGTCAGCCCGCGCCCGCACGACACCGGCCTGGTCACGCTGGCCTCGCAGGACCTGTCGCAGTTCGCATTGCATGCGCGCGCGATCCTCGGCCTGCCGATCCCGCAGATCCGCCAGCTCGGCGCGTCCGCGTCCTGCGCGGTGCTCGCGCACGGCCACGGCGTGCCGGTGTTCGACAATGTCGAAGCCGCGCTCACCCAGCCGGACACCCAGTTGCGCCTGTTCGGCAAACCGCGGGTGGCCGGGCACCGCCGGGTGGCGGTGACGCTGGCCCGCGGCACGGATATCGACGATGCACGCAGCATCGCCCGCGAGGCCGCCGCGGCCTTGACGGTGGATTTGCTGCAGGAATGA
- a CDS encoding Arc family DNA binding domain-containing protein — protein sequence MSEKKAYPLRINAEVLAAAQRWADDELRSLNAQIEYVLRESLRKAGRLPKAPADKHEGEAK from the coding sequence GTGAGCGAGAAGAAGGCCTATCCGCTGCGCATCAACGCCGAGGTGTTGGCGGCGGCGCAGCGCTGGGCCGACGATGAACTCCGCAGCCTCAACGCGCAGATCGAGTACGTGCTGCGCGAGTCGCTGCGCAAGGCCGGGCGGCTGCCGAAGGCGCCCGCCGACAAGCATGAAGGGGAAGCGAAATGA